A genomic window from Aquitalea aquatilis includes:
- the fliO gene encoding flagellar biosynthetic protein FliO: protein MRLSCRLSGRLAAFCLLSASGITAAAASAPAVLVAASSPTPFSSLLQVILGLAVVLGAIVGLAWLFRRMSGGMLGGSNRLRVVSGVLVGQREKVVIVELEGEWLVLGVTSHSVNLLTKMDRPPDAGAEVVPPGEPFARWLKAAMDKGRQQSEAVNK from the coding sequence ATGCGCCTATCCTGCCGCCTGTCAGGCCGGCTGGCAGCGTTCTGTCTGCTGTCGGCTTCCGGCATTACCGCCGCTGCGGCATCGGCTCCGGCGGTGCTGGTGGCTGCCTCAAGCCCGACACCTTTTTCCAGCCTGTTGCAGGTGATTCTTGGCCTGGCCGTGGTGCTGGGGGCGATTGTCGGCCTGGCCTGGCTGTTTCGCCGCATGTCGGGCGGCATGCTGGGCGGCTCCAACCGCCTGCGCGTGGTCAGCGGCGTGCTGGTTGGCCAGCGGGAAAAAGTGGTCATCGTCGAGCTGGAGGGGGAGTGGCTGGTACTGGGTGTCACCAGCCATAGCGTCAATCTGCTGACCAAGATGGACCGCCCGCCCGATGCCGGTGCCGAGGTCGTGCCGCCGGGCGAACCCTTTGCCCGCTGGCTGAAGGCCGCCATGGACAAGGGGCGTCAGCAATCCGAAGCCGTAAACAAATAA
- the fliP gene encoding flagellar type III secretion system pore protein FliP (The bacterial flagellar biogenesis protein FliP forms a type III secretion system (T3SS)-type pore required for flagellar assembly.), whose amino-acid sequence MKPFFRLLPLLWLVLPLFSQATGLPLMTSTPGAGGGQNYSLSLQMLLFMTALGFIPAMLLMTTAFTRIVIVLSLLRQAMGVTQSPPNQVILGLSLFLTLFVMGPTFDQVYSKAWAPFSDDKISFNQAVDEASKPMKAFMLSQTREKDLAFFVEISRSEKPASKADVSMKTLIPAYVISELKTAFQIGFMVFIPFMIIDLVVASILMAMGMMMVSPVTISLPFKLMLFVLVDGWTLLMGSLVQSFYTG is encoded by the coding sequence ATGAAACCTTTCTTTAGACTATTGCCACTCTTGTGGCTGGTCCTGCCATTGTTCAGCCAGGCCACCGGCCTGCCCTTGATGACCAGTACCCCCGGGGCTGGTGGCGGTCAGAATTATTCGCTGTCGCTGCAGATGCTGTTGTTCATGACGGCGCTGGGTTTTATCCCGGCCATGCTGCTGATGACCACGGCCTTTACCCGTATCGTCATCGTGCTGTCCCTGCTGCGCCAGGCGATGGGGGTGACGCAGTCGCCGCCCAATCAGGTGATTCTGGGGCTGTCGCTGTTTCTGACCCTGTTTGTGATGGGGCCCACCTTCGATCAGGTATACAGCAAGGCCTGGGCACCGTTTTCTGATGACAAGATCAGCTTCAATCAGGCGGTGGACGAAGCCAGCAAGCCGATGAAGGCTTTCATGCTTAGCCAGACGCGCGAAAAGGATCTGGCCTTCTTCGTCGAGATTTCGCGTTCGGAAAAGCCGGCCAGCAAGGCTGATGTGTCGATGAAGACGCTGATTCCCGCCTATGTCATCAGTGAATTGAAAACCGCCTTCCAGATCGGCTTCATGGTGTTCATTCCCTTCATGATCATCGACCTGGTGGTGGCCAGCATCCTGATGGCGATGGGGATGATGATGGTGTCGCCGGTCACCATTTCCCTGCCATTCAAGCTGATGCTGTTTGTGCTGGTGGACGGCTGGACCCTGCTGATGGGTTCGCTGGTACAAAGCTTTTATACCGGCTAG
- the fliQ gene encoding flagellar biosynthesis protein FliQ: MSPELVINIVQNALYILIIVSAPVLLVSLVVGLLVSVLQAATQINEMTLTFIPKLLAMFLVLVLAGPWMLNTLVEYTTRLFQSIPSVIG; encoded by the coding sequence ATGAGTCCGGAACTCGTCATCAATATCGTACAGAATGCGCTGTACATCCTGATCATCGTCTCGGCCCCGGTACTGCTGGTGTCGCTGGTGGTGGGTCTCTTGGTCAGCGTGCTGCAGGCCGCGACCCAGATCAATGAAATGACGCTGACCTTCATCCCCAAGCTGCTGGCCATGTTCCTGGTGCTGGTGCTGGCCGGACCGTGGATGCTCAACACCCTGGTGGAGTACACCACCCGGCTGTTTCAGAGCATTCCCAGCGTCATCGGCTGA
- a CDS encoding GNAT family N-acetyltransferase, whose product MENFTLQPEHLPDCHALLADCVANLPDDCYSLPARLAWAGIWDEDSRLAWEGRLATAWSVGIRDGGHLLAFAWLTQAGELDMLYVAPWAQRRGLALQMIHHLETAAATAGVTALHAWASHAAKPVLERAGYAVLRPNRVERDGIALENWLMAKGGWQEPAAARSEA is encoded by the coding sequence ATGGAAAACTTCACACTGCAGCCCGAACATCTGCCCGACTGTCATGCCCTGCTGGCGGACTGTGTGGCGAACTTGCCGGATGACTGTTATTCCCTGCCGGCACGCCTGGCCTGGGCCGGTATCTGGGATGAAGACAGCCGCCTTGCCTGGGAAGGCCGGCTGGCAACTGCCTGGAGCGTGGGCATCCGCGATGGCGGCCACTTGCTGGCATTTGCCTGGCTGACACAGGCGGGCGAGCTCGACATGCTTTATGTTGCTCCCTGGGCGCAGCGGCGCGGGCTGGCCTTGCAGATGATTCACCACCTTGAGACCGCCGCTGCCACTGCCGGCGTGACTGCCCTGCATGCCTGGGCCAGCCATGCTGCGAAACCGGTGCTGGAGCGGGCCGGCTATGCGGTGCTCAGGCCCAATCGCGTCGAGCGCGACGGTATTGCGCTGGAAAACTGGCTGATGGCCAAGGGCGGCTGGCAAGAGCCTGCTGCAGCAAGGAGCGAAGCATGA